In Edaphobacter aggregans, the sequence TCCTCACTCGCAGCATAGATATCCAGCACCTGCACAAAATCCGCGTCTCGGAACGCCCCCACAAACTCCGCCATCAAATCCCGAGTCCGCGTAAAACGATGCGGTTGAAACAACACCAGCACCCGTCCATACCCGCACTCCCTCGCCGCCTTCAGCGTAGCCACAATCTCCGTCGGATGATGCCCATAATCGTCGACCACCGTCACCCCACGCACTACACCCTTCACCTGAAACCGCCGGTCCACCCCGCGAAAGCTCTCCAGCCCCGCCGCAATCTGCTCCGGCGCAACCCCCAGCTGCACCCCCACCGAAACCGCCGCCGCCGCATTCAGCACATTATGCTTCCCCGGAACATGCAGCCGAAACGGCCCCAACACCAGCCCCTTATAGTTCACCTCAAACCGCGAGTGACACCCTTCTTCCTTCGCCAGCAGCTGCACCTTGAAGTCCGCGTCCCCACTCTCCCCATACGTATAGACCCTGCGCCGAATCCGCCCCAGCACCGCTCGCAACAGCTCATTATCCACGCAAGCCGTCGTTGCTCCATAAAACGGCACCCGATCCATAAACTCCACAAACGCACTCTCAACATCCGCCATATCGCGATAGCAATCCATATGCTCGCGATCCAGATTCGTCACCACCCCCAGCACCGGCGACAGCTTCAAAAACGACCGGTCGCTCTCATCGGCCTCCGCCACCAGATACTGTGAGTTCCCCAGCCGCGCATTCGACCCCAGCGCATTCACCCGCCCACCCACAACCACCGTAGGATCCAGCCCCCCACCCGCCAGAACCGCCGCAATCATCGAAGTCGTCGTCGTCTTCCCATGCATCCCGGCCACAGCGATCCCATACTTCAGCCGCATCAACTCTGCCAGCATCTCCGCCCGCTGAATCACCGGAATCTTCCGCGCCCGCGCCTCCACCACCTCAGGATTGTCCCTGCTCACTGCTGAACTGGTCACCACCACATCACTCGCCGCCGCATTCGCCGCAACATGGCCCTCAAACACCCGAGCCCCCATCCCTACCAGCCGATCCGTCACCGCGCTTCGCCGCAAATCCGACCCCGAGACCGAATACCCCATCGTCAGCAGAATCTCCGCGATCCCACTCATCCCAATCCCGCCAATGCCAATAAAGTGAATGCGCTGCGAAGGCGCAAACAGAAAGTGTCCAGGAACAAACATATCTTTCAAAGATATCAGCGCAAACAGGTGCCATCGCCATCGTCGCTGGGGTGTTCTTGTCTTTCCTGTTTTGTCATCCCCCGGCAGAGGGTCTACTTTGTTGTTGTCGCCTGTTCTCGTCCCCATCCAGCCGAAACCTTGCCGTTCCCCAACAAAACAAAGCCGTTCCCCGCCCCTGAACCACCATTCACTTTCCTGCAACAAATCCACCACACCCGTGTCTAATATACTGAGTGCCTGATCCGCAGAGTGAAGCGGGCAGGAACCTCCGCCAGCCGTCCGCGAAGCCTGTTTTGGGCAAACGAAGGGCGACCGGCAAAGGGACCAAATGAACCTCTCCCGTCGTCTTAGTACCATCCTCGGAGCAGCAATCATCGCGGGTGCACTCTTCATGGCTCCCGCAGCCCACGCCCGCGTCTTTGTCTCAGTTGGAATAGCGCCCCCGGCCATCCCCGTCTACACCCAGCCCATTGCCCCCGGCGACGGCTATATCTGGACCCCCGGCTACTGGGCCTGGACCGATGATGGCTACCAGTGGGTCGACGGCGCCTGGGTTCTCCCGCCCTACACCGGAGCACTTTGGACCCCCGGCTACTGGGGATACGGCCCGTCTGGCTACCTTTGGAACGCAGGCTATTGGGGTCCCACCGTCGGCTACTATGGTGGCATTAACTATGGCTTCGGCTACTTCGGAACCGGTTTCTACGGTGGCTATTGGGGCGGCGGACATTACTGGTACAACCGCGCCTACAACAACATCGGCTGGAGAGGCGGCTACATCTACAATCGCCCCTACAACGGCTATAACGGCCGCCCAGGAGGCAGCAGCTGGACCCGCAACACCTACAACGACAATCGCGGATCCTTCGCGACCGCCAACGTCAACCGCGGCAGCAGTAACTTCGCGGAACGCGGCTCCGGCTTCAACCAGGGCGTCAATCGCTCGGCCTATAACGGCGGCAATGTGCAGCGCAACTTCGCCAGCACGAGCCCGAGCAGCAACTTCGGCAGCCAACCTCACGCTGGCTATAACGGCTACAGCGGCAGCGGCTACCACGGCAACGCCATGATGCCCGGTAACTACCGCCCGAGCACGCCCTCTGGTAGCAATTTCCAGCGAAGCACCACCATGAGTGCTGGCAACTACCACGCGAGCATGCCGTCCGGCAGCAGCTACCATGGCGGTAGCATGAATAGCGGCGGTGGCTTCCATGGCAACAGCGGCGGAGGCGGAAGCTCCCACGGCGGTGGAGGCGGCGGCCACGGACACC encodes:
- the murC gene encoding UDP-N-acetylmuramate--L-alanine ligase gives rise to the protein MFVPGHFLFAPSQRIHFIGIGGIGMSGIAEILLTMGYSVSGSDLRRSAVTDRLVGMGARVFEGHVAANAAASDVVVTSSAVSRDNPEVVEARARKIPVIQRAEMLAELMRLKYGIAVAGMHGKTTTTSMIAAVLAGGGLDPTVVVGGRVNALGSNARLGNSQYLVAEADESDRSFLKLSPVLGVVTNLDREHMDCYRDMADVESAFVEFMDRVPFYGATTACVDNELLRAVLGRIRRRVYTYGESGDADFKVQLLAKEEGCHSRFEVNYKGLVLGPFRLHVPGKHNVLNAAAAVSVGVQLGVAPEQIAAGLESFRGVDRRFQVKGVVRGVTVVDDYGHHPTEIVATLKAARECGYGRVLVLFQPHRFTRTRDLMAEFVGAFRDADFVQVLDIYAASEEPIAGVTAEALVSEIGRDGVGYASSVAAGVERLVGEARDGDVILTLGAGSVSQAGALLLEGLGSRG
- a CDS encoding YXWGXW repeat-containing protein, translating into MNLSRRLSTILGAAIIAGALFMAPAAHARVFVSVGIAPPAIPVYTQPIAPGDGYIWTPGYWAWTDDGYQWVDGAWVLPPYTGALWTPGYWGYGPSGYLWNAGYWGPTVGYYGGINYGFGYFGTGFYGGYWGGGHYWYNRAYNNIGWRGGYIYNRPYNGYNGRPGGSSWTRNTYNDNRGSFATANVNRGSSNFAERGSGFNQGVNRSAYNGGNVQRNFASTSPSSNFGSQPHAGYNGYSGSGYHGNAMMPGNYRPSTPSGSNFQRSTTMSAGNYHASMPSGSSYHGGSMNSGGGFHGNSGGGGSSHGGGGGGHGHR